From the genome of Halorussus caseinilyticus, one region includes:
- a CDS encoding long-chain-fatty-acid--CoA ligase, producing the protein MKKPLLVTDFLDRARNHYGDQEAIVATTGERYTYDEFGDRADRLSAALADRGIEKGDRVAVLDPNTHYHLESAYGIMQLGAIHTPLNYRLTPDDYEYILNDAGVDAVIADYAYAEKIEAVRDDVPTEVFVSNDASETDGDWEDFEEVIDDASPDDYERPEMSEDDIITINYTSGTTGDPKGVMRTHRTETLHAYIVSVHHELYDDDVYLWTLPMFHVNGWGHIYAITGMGAKHVCTRGVDADDIVETIRAEDVSFLCGAPTVLNMLADYYEEHGEPEMSGDSDVRVTTAGSAPPEATIRTVEDEFGWYLKHLYGLTETGPLVTMSDARRLMDQDDDSRFKMKKRQGMGVLGTEVAVVDDDGEEVPRDDSTIGEIVVRGNQVMDGYWEKPEATEEAFNEKREGWFHTGDLAVVDDHGMVSIQDRKKDIIISGGENISSIEIEDTLFEHDDVAEVAVIPAPSEQWGETPKAFVVPASGDPDEPGVTENEIQEFTKEHMASYKAVHRVEFVAELPQTATGKIQKYELRAREWDDEDRMVGQG; encoded by the coding sequence ATGAAGAAACCGCTGTTGGTGACTGACTTTTTAGACAGGGCGCGGAACCACTACGGCGACCAAGAGGCTATCGTGGCGACGACGGGGGAGCGATACACGTACGACGAGTTCGGCGACCGAGCGGACCGACTGTCGGCGGCGCTGGCAGACCGCGGCATCGAGAAGGGTGACAGGGTGGCGGTGTTGGACCCCAACACGCACTACCACCTCGAATCGGCCTACGGCATCATGCAGTTGGGCGCGATTCACACGCCGCTGAACTATCGGCTGACGCCCGACGACTACGAGTACATTCTGAACGACGCGGGCGTGGACGCCGTAATCGCCGACTACGCTTACGCCGAGAAAATCGAGGCCGTCCGCGACGACGTTCCGACCGAGGTGTTCGTCTCCAACGACGCCAGCGAGACCGATGGCGACTGGGAAGATTTCGAGGAGGTCATAGACGACGCGAGTCCCGACGACTACGAGCGCCCGGAGATGTCCGAGGACGACATCATCACCATCAACTACACGTCCGGCACCACCGGCGACCCGAAGGGCGTAATGCGGACCCACCGGACCGAGACCCTCCACGCCTACATCGTCTCGGTCCACCACGAACTCTACGACGACGACGTGTACCTCTGGACGCTCCCGATGTTCCACGTCAACGGGTGGGGACACATCTACGCGATTACCGGGATGGGGGCCAAGCACGTCTGCACGCGCGGGGTCGATGCCGACGACATCGTGGAGACGATTCGGGCCGAGGACGTGTCGTTCCTCTGTGGCGCGCCGACGGTCCTCAATATGCTCGCCGACTACTACGAGGAACACGGCGAACCCGAGATGTCCGGCGACAGCGACGTTCGAGTCACGACGGCGGGGTCGGCCCCGCCCGAGGCGACGATTCGGACCGTCGAAGACGAGTTCGGGTGGTACCTCAAGCACCTCTACGGCCTGACCGAGACCGGACCGCTCGTCACCATGTCCGACGCCCGCCGCCTGATGGACCAAGACGACGATAGTCGATTCAAGATGAAAAAGCGCCAAGGAATGGGCGTTCTCGGCACCGAAGTCGCCGTCGTGGACGACGACGGCGAGGAGGTGCCCCGCGACGACTCGACCATCGGCGAAATCGTGGTCCGGGGCAATCAGGTCATGGACGGCTACTGGGAGAAACCCGAAGCGACCGAAGAAGCGTTCAACGAGAAGCGCGAAGGCTGGTTCCACACCGGGGACCTCGCGGTGGTGGACGACCACGGTATGGTGTCGATTCAGGACCGCAAGAAGGACATCATCATCTCCGGCGGGGAGAACATCTCCAGCATCGAAATCGAGGACACCCTCTTCGAACACGACGACGTGGCGGAGGTGGCGGTCATCCCGGCCCCGAGCGAACAGTGGGGCGAGACCCCGAAGGCGTTCGTCGTGCCCGCCTCCGGCGACCCCGACGAACCCGGCGTGACCGAGAACGAGATTCAGGAGTTCACGAAAGAACACATGGCCTCCTACAAGGCGGTCCACCGCGTCGAGTTCGTGGCGGAACTGCCCCAGACCGCGACGGGCAAGATTCAGAAGTACGAACTCCGAGCCCGCGAGTGGGACGACGAGGACCGGATGGTCGGACAGGGATAG
- the acs gene encoding acetate--CoA ligase, translating into MPEDTAELEARLEEQDEFEPPEEFVEGANVSDDSIYDEFEEEWPECWERAAELLDWDEEYDTVLDDSNPPFYEWFTGGELNASANCLDRHLDERGDEAAIEWVGEPTDEENRTYTYEQLHREVNEFAAALREMGVGEDDVVTMYMPMVPELPIAMLACARIGAPHSVVFAGFSAEALATRMESADSEYLVTANGYFRRGDALDHYEKTREGLGDVGHEVSDVVVVDRLGEHGHGHDLEDNEHYYQDLVEEQSGAEVEPVSRDAEDMLFLMYTSGTTGQPKGVKHTTGGYLAWTAWTSQAVLDVKPEDTYFCSADIGWITGHSYIVYGPLALGTTTMMYEGTPDHPERDRLWEIIEEYEADQLYTAPTAIRAFMKWGTEYPDQHDLSSLRLLGTVGEPINPRAWKWYYKHIGDESCPIVDTWWQTETGGMMVTTLPGVKTMKPGSAGPPLPGVDAQVVDTDGDEVDAGRAGYLTVQKPWPGMLRTLYNNDERYIQEYWAEYSDTDSDDPDDWVYFPEDGAKIDEDGYITVLGRVDDVLNVSGHRLGTMEIESAIVGVEGVAEAAVVGGDHDVKGEAVYAYVITEDGYEGDDEMRDRIIEGVEDAIGPIARPEAVVFTPELPKTRSGKIMRRLLEDIANDEDLGDTSTLRNPDVVEDIQRRVGGD; encoded by the coding sequence ATGCCCGAAGATACTGCCGAACTCGAAGCCCGACTCGAAGAACAGGACGAGTTCGAGCCACCGGAAGAGTTCGTCGAAGGCGCGAACGTCTCCGACGACTCCATCTACGACGAATTCGAGGAGGAGTGGCCCGAGTGTTGGGAGCGGGCGGCCGAACTTCTAGACTGGGACGAGGAGTACGACACGGTGTTAGACGACTCGAACCCGCCGTTCTACGAGTGGTTCACCGGTGGCGAACTCAACGCCTCGGCGAACTGCCTAGACCGGCATCTGGACGAGCGCGGCGACGAGGCCGCAATCGAGTGGGTCGGCGAGCCGACCGACGAGGAGAACCGGACCTACACCTACGAACAGCTCCACCGCGAGGTCAACGAGTTCGCGGCGGCGCTCCGCGAGATGGGCGTCGGCGAGGACGACGTGGTGACGATGTACATGCCGATGGTACCGGAGTTGCCAATCGCCATGCTCGCGTGCGCTCGCATCGGCGCACCTCACTCGGTCGTCTTCGCTGGCTTCTCCGCGGAAGCCCTCGCAACCCGGATGGAGTCGGCCGATTCGGAGTACCTCGTCACCGCCAACGGCTACTTCCGGCGGGGTGACGCTCTGGACCACTACGAGAAGACCCGCGAGGGTCTCGGCGACGTGGGCCACGAGGTGTCGGACGTAGTGGTCGTGGACCGACTTGGCGAACACGGCCACGGTCACGACTTGGAGGACAACGAACACTACTATCAAGACCTCGTTGAGGAGCAGTCGGGCGCGGAAGTCGAACCGGTGTCGCGTGACGCCGAGGACATGCTGTTCCTGATGTACACGTCGGGGACCACGGGACAACCCAAGGGCGTCAAGCACACGACGGGCGGGTATCTGGCGTGGACTGCGTGGACCTCCCAAGCGGTACTGGACGTGAAACCCGAGGACACGTACTTTTGCTCGGCGGACATCGGGTGGATTACCGGCCACTCCTACATCGTCTACGGTCCCCTCGCCTTGGGGACGACCACGATGATGTACGAGGGCACGCCCGACCACCCCGAGCGCGACCGACTCTGGGAGATTATCGAGGAGTACGAGGCCGACCAACTCTACACCGCGCCGACCGCGATTCGGGCGTTCATGAAGTGGGGGACCGAGTATCCCGACCAGCACGACCTGTCGAGTCTGCGCCTGTTAGGGACGGTCGGCGAACCCATCAACCCGCGGGCGTGGAAGTGGTACTACAAGCACATCGGCGACGAGTCCTGTCCCATCGTGGACACGTGGTGGCAGACCGAGACCGGCGGCATGATGGTCACTACCCTCCCCGGCGTCAAGACGATGAAACCCGGAAGCGCGGGACCGCCCCTGCCGGGCGTGGACGCGCAAGTCGTGGATACCGACGGCGACGAGGTGGACGCCGGACGAGCGGGGTATCTGACGGTCCAGAAGCCGTGGCCGGGGATGCTCCGGACGCTGTACAACAACGACGAACGATACATTCAGGAGTACTGGGCGGAGTACTCGGACACCGATTCGGACGACCCCGACGACTGGGTGTACTTCCCCGAAGACGGCGCGAAGATAGACGAGGACGGCTACATCACGGTCCTCGGACGGGTGGACGACGTACTCAACGTCTCGGGCCACCGCCTCGGCACCATGGAAATCGAATCGGCCATCGTCGGCGTCGAAGGCGTGGCAGAGGCCGCAGTCGTCGGCGGCGACCACGACGTGAAAGGCGAGGCGGTCTACGCCTACGTCATCACCGAGGACGGCTACGAGGGCGACGACGAGATGCGCGACCGGATTATCGAGGGCGTCGAGGACGCCATCGGTCCCATCGCTCGGCCCGAGGCGGTCGTGTTCACCCCCGAACTCCCCAAGACTCGCTCGGGCAAAATCATGCGCCGCCTGCTCGAGGACATCGCCAACGACGAGGACCTCGGCGACACCTCCACGCTCCGGAATCCCGACGTGGTAGAGGACATCCAGCGGAGGGTCGGCGGGGACTGA
- a CDS encoding N-acetylmuramoyl-L-alanine amidase, whose protein sequence is MSGSAAADMPAVDWVPADSSNYTSANRGASDINWIIIHTVQGSASSAVNWFQDPDADVSAHFTTAEDGYLYQSLSEINIGWHAGNWSYNEASVGIEHGGYVSGTYEDAQYRKSADLVAYLCEQYDIPKQRATWVPTDAADNTTGGIIGHDQVPGSSHTDPGDNWDWDYFIDLVNSY, encoded by the coding sequence ATGTCGGGTTCCGCCGCGGCGGACATGCCAGCGGTTGACTGGGTTCCGGCCGACTCCAGCAACTACACGAGTGCGAACCGCGGTGCAAGCGACATTAACTGGATCATCATCCACACGGTCCAAGGGTCGGCCAGTAGCGCAGTCAACTGGTTCCAAGACCCCGACGCCGACGTGAGCGCCCACTTCACCACCGCCGAGGACGGCTACCTCTACCAGAGCCTCTCGGAAATCAACATCGGCTGGCACGCTGGCAACTGGAGCTACAACGAGGCCTCCGTCGGCATCGAACACGGCGGCTACGTCAGCGGTACCTACGAGGACGCCCAGTACCGCAAGTCGGCCGACCTCGTCGCCTACCTCTGTGAGCAGTACGACATCCCGAAGCAACGTGCTACTTGGGTACCCACTGACGCGGCTGACAACACGACCGGCGGCATCATCGGCCACGATCAGGTCCCCGGTAGCAGTCACACCGACCCCGGTGACAACTGGGACTGGGACTACTTCATCGACCTCGTGAACTCGTACTGA
- a CDS encoding acyl-CoA mutase large subunit family protein has translation MYDEDDLAEIRDGKEEWEEETLGPVLDAYGERKDRFATVSNLEVDRLYSPDDVADVDYDEDLGFPGEEPYTRGVYPTMYRGRTWTMRQFAGFGTAEETNERFHYLIDEGQTGLSTAFDMPSLMGKDSDDPLSDGEVGKEGVAVDTLKDMEILFDGIDLGEVSTSFTINPSAPVIYAMYIALADQQGVPREEIRGTLQNDMLKEFIAQKEWVIPPEPSLDIVTDTIEFASEETPKIKPVSISGYHIREAGSTAIQELAFTLADGFAYVEDCLDRGMDVDEFAPQLSFFFNSHNSIFEEVAKFRAARRIYANVMDEWYGAEAEASKQLKFHTQTAGQSLTAQQPLNNVVRVTIQALAGVLGGTQSLHTNSFDEALALPSEKAVRVALRTQQIIAEESGAADIADPLGGSFAVESLTDETEEKAMAYIEEIKEMGDGSVRDGVLEGIEQGYFHREIQDASYEYQERVEDGEETVVGVNKYEIEEDTKPDILKVDEDVQERQRERLAEVKDERDDDAVEAALDDLDDAIQNDENVMPAIVDAVKAYATMGEIMQVFEAEYGSYQETVTVT, from the coding sequence ATGTACGACGAGGACGACCTCGCGGAGATACGCGACGGGAAAGAGGAGTGGGAAGAGGAGACGCTGGGTCCCGTACTCGACGCCTACGGCGAGCGCAAAGACCGGTTCGCCACCGTCTCGAACCTCGAAGTGGACCGCCTCTACTCGCCCGACGACGTGGCCGACGTGGACTACGACGAGGACCTCGGTTTCCCCGGCGAGGAACCGTACACCCGCGGCGTCTATCCCACGATGTACCGCGGTCGGACGTGGACCATGCGCCAGTTCGCCGGGTTCGGAACGGCCGAGGAGACCAACGAGCGGTTCCACTACCTCATCGACGAGGGCCAGACGGGTCTCTCGACGGCGTTCGACATGCCCTCGCTGATGGGCAAAGACTCCGACGACCCTCTCTCTGACGGCGAGGTCGGCAAGGAGGGCGTGGCCGTGGATACCCTCAAGGACATGGAAATCCTGTTCGACGGCATCGACCTCGGGGAGGTCTCCACGTCGTTCACCATCAACCCCTCCGCGCCCGTCATCTACGCCATGTACATCGCGCTGGCCGACCAACAGGGCGTCCCCCGCGAGGAGATTCGGGGCACCCTCCAGAACGACATGCTCAAGGAGTTCATCGCCCAGAAGGAGTGGGTCATCCCGCCCGAGCCCAGCCTCGACATCGTGACCGACACCATCGAGTTCGCCAGCGAGGAGACCCCCAAAATCAAGCCGGTCTCCATCTCGGGCTACCACATCCGCGAGGCGGGTTCGACCGCGATTCAGGAACTCGCCTTTACTCTCGCCGACGGGTTCGCCTACGTCGAGGACTGTCTGGACCGCGGGATGGACGTGGACGAGTTCGCGCCCCAGTTGTCCTTCTTTTTCAACTCCCACAACTCCATCTTCGAGGAAGTCGCCAAGTTCCGCGCCGCGCGGCGCATCTACGCGAACGTCATGGACGAGTGGTACGGCGCGGAGGCCGAGGCCAGCAAGCAGCTCAAGTTCCACACCCAGACCGCGGGCCAGAGCCTGACCGCCCAGCAACCGCTGAACAACGTGGTCCGGGTGACGATTCAGGCGCTCGCCGGAGTGTTGGGCGGCACCCAGAGCCTCCACACCAACAGCTTCGACGAGGCCCTCGCGCTCCCCTCCGAGAAGGCCGTCCGGGTCGCGCTCCGGACCCAGCAAATCATCGCCGAGGAGTCGGGCGCGGCCGACATCGCGGACCCGCTCGGCGGGTCGTTCGCGGTCGAGAGCCTGACCGACGAGACCGAAGAGAAGGCGATGGCCTACATCGAGGAAATCAAGGAGATGGGCGACGGGTCGGTCCGGGACGGTGTACTGGAGGGCATCGAGCAGGGGTACTTCCACCGGGAGATTCAGGACGCCTCCTACGAGTACCAAGAGCGCGTCGAAGATGGCGAGGAGACCGTCGTCGGCGTCAACAAGTACGAAATCGAGGAGGACACCAAGCCCGACATCCTCAAAGTGGACGAGGACGTGCAGGAGCGCCAGCGCGAGCGACTCGCCGAGGTCAAAGACGAACGCGACGACGATGCGGTCGAGGCCGCGCTCGACGACCTCGACGACGCCATCCAGAACGACGAGAACGTGATGCCCGCCATCGTCGACGCGGTGAAGGCCTACGCGACGATGGGCGAAATCATGCAGGTCTTCGAAGCCGAGTACGGAAGCTATCAGGAGACGGTCACTGTCACCTGA
- a CDS encoding CBS pair associated ParBc domain-containing protein, translating into MDVAAADGGTADGKPKVKDYMTREVATVSPDATVEEVARRIAESDEHNGYPVCDGRRVEGFVTARDLLLVEENEPIFKVMSQDLIVAHPDMDVNDAARVILRSGIQKLPVVDDAGNLVGIISNTDVIRSQIERATPEKVGKLMRTLESIHDTEVEQTRREVPLDALTPTQGKVYADELEGRTYELERGLAEPLVVIDAAPNSDGSDLLLADGHHRVMAANKIDIAEMDAYVILVDDDVELGMQKTAEKEGLDGLDDVKVVDYARHPLVETTKRLQ; encoded by the coding sequence ATGGACGTGGCGGCCGCAGACGGCGGGACTGCCGACGGGAAGCCAAAAGTGAAAGACTACATGACCCGCGAGGTGGCGACGGTCTCACCCGACGCCACCGTCGAAGAGGTTGCGCGTCGTATCGCCGAGAGCGACGAACACAACGGCTATCCGGTGTGCGACGGCCGACGGGTCGAGGGGTTCGTCACCGCACGCGACCTCCTGCTGGTCGAGGAGAACGAGCCGATTTTCAAGGTGATGAGCCAAGACCTCATCGTCGCCCATCCCGACATGGACGTGAACGACGCCGCGCGCGTCATCCTCCGGTCGGGCATCCAGAAACTCCCGGTCGTGGACGACGCGGGCAACCTCGTGGGCATCATCTCGAACACCGACGTAATCCGCTCGCAGATAGAGCGCGCGACCCCCGAGAAGGTGGGTAAGTTGATGCGGACGCTCGAATCCATCCACGACACCGAAGTCGAACAGACCCGCCGCGAGGTCCCCCTCGACGCGCTTACCCCGACGCAGGGGAAGGTCTACGCCGACGAGTTGGAGGGCCGGACCTACGAACTCGAACGCGGACTGGCCGAACCCCTCGTAGTCATCGACGCCGCGCCGAACAGCGACGGGAGCGACCTGTTGCTCGCCGACGGCCACCACCGCGTGATGGCGGCCAACAAGATAGACATCGCGGAGATGGACGCCTACGTCATCCTCGTGGACGACGACGTGGAACTCGGGATGCAGAAGACCGCCGAGAAGGAGGGTCTCGACGGACTCGACGACGTGAAGGTCGTGGACTACGCCCGCCATCCCCTCGTGGAGACGACGAAGCGGTTGCAGTAA